Proteins encoded together in one Epinephelus moara isolate mb chromosome 2, YSFRI_EMoa_1.0, whole genome shotgun sequence window:
- the igsf10 gene encoding immunoglobulin superfamily member 10 isoform X2, translating into MSVCGCSASYLRRWLLMALLFLAAARPSSGDCPKSCACYVPTEVHCTFRYLTAIPDHIQPAVERINLGYNSITVLRESDLSGLENLELLMLHSNTIHSIEDRTFQDLKPLQVLKMSFNRVKEIKKETFKGLESLLRLHMDHNHIEFISPEAFYGLTKLQLVHLEGNHLQQLHPDTFITLRHSQVFKVSSVRNIHLSDNLLTTLPADIFSGCSQLENLFLHGNPWTCDCRMKWFAAWAQRNTGVLKCKRDRRYPRGQLCPVCEDPASYHNRPLSLLSSDAFTCAKPWIEPHLKLKNITVDEGDFTPVSPKDFIAPLGSMQLNLTDQYHNDASLSCTVQRPSAFENLTQSLEVEEANNVTVITTVITTYLVCNIDYEHIQQLWQILATYSDSPMTLERGFMLARIPEMIFRYSQMKTKEGEEGIHTNIVADIKASPAWLMQGEISFQLDRTTTTFSTLHIKYQSAVNLRVENTVPKRDRYSWTMIKRDNQTKTEHAVVTGGVVQLNCQIQGEPKPLLEWILPDGSKVRAPYSSEDRRIIITAEGKLTVRGADASDTGLYRCITTNYLDADILIFRVTVLSPDVEEAEVNGVQLSRPLGGNLVLDCSSSGSPEASAQWALPDHSVLDKSQGNRKVYENGTLLIQGLTERDRGFYRCLVSNHMGVDLLVSQVTVTGEMSEKMTVLDNEGSGVKMEDKVDPSLTENTVTLNEIPSSSPFDKTSQESRTITSDRPYPRLRSRGRGGAGGRLGQRRRGPVSNRRIWGSRVFDKASRKVDPQKFAEYLKKAQDGSRIKTGTNEGEKYEDSNTGLSGDGEIGSGDDHGEDHLIIVPSTVKPTTDDLQKHRIFGQENKEPEAVTDTQAGQSSLIDFSQVTENTNTPTNELYMQSDSTPIRSTFIHHPTEWDESQSDAVTPYNKISYNADLSSFDETSDSYTLERTTKPDSNRRPVTLQLTVTDMSQETQLQFSGEQPAEPETSTGAALSFTTDPHVTPMRDGPGPVELVVHTSTDPESQTTFTAVTTTERQQDEITFHTTQTIKSPRLPAGSTIISQQQIHIIPRKNGRGGGRRRTFQGRRRIVKPNRITDIQSFINKLKQPSLKKEGNATVPYRIELTTDCDCDEDKKKAATSHLQVVKPTAPSSSSLHITERPASYQKTAASSSKAPSTHTESRSEAFNDYITSADAPEFDPTIDPFLIDKKTSASTTTTTTTASKVIRGKIPWNRLFGGREREDILSRLRKPPKKTSTTAETTSATPTTTPAAMPTTTANSLSEPETLSPSRHTQSKEGSLDDDYGESSSVDFESTTLGPSFHYQSTTSPSYYSKAATTVETPPESQTLPSPPTVRPPSYEKPDDTLSSGSGGLPDNWFVVRQRPGGTRGRQGRRRRPLRGRRPFKKPAITKLHPTTTAEALTTTMEATVETTTLPQWTVSLYKPLYIPSRKEDRTPVVVSTDHTSKEETDLYEESDWSTSSNSPAYTTTKTPLIPSTTLAPTTTFMPITTKVPYTTTRTKVHSNIRPPTQRNSGYTTRRPPMRRIRPTVQSSVARDIANKGLDILVILIGEQGNINGPAPYNNIGSHNAITSVYDHVTGNEAGFEPTTEAMTSKPKIVGGNAASFTVLSNSDAFLPCEAVGDPQPRITWKRLSPTTGSSVTVNGRMGKFEVLSNGTLLIQNANIKDRGQYVCLAENDHGSDKLLVTLSVVAYPSRILEPKLREIKSHAGNTVEMKCKAEGRPTPMISWILANRTQVRGHNTERERVSVSADGTLVIEQVSVYDRGHYKCIASNPAGADTATVRLQVVAAPPDIIEDKRQQVKVGVSQNLWLPCTGQGSPQPTIHWVLRDGWMVRADRPARDTRISVYGNGTLHIKDVTKADSGKYECIATSSTGSERRVVTLTVEKQESAPQIVEKSQRMTQLFFEDQLRLNCSAIGDPKPRIIWRLPSKAVVDQWHRMGSRIQVLDNGTLIVSSVSDKDAGDYLCVARNRIGDDLQLMKVGMSEEGDYTCYAENQVGKDEMHLHITVVTAAPRIRPTSQTYARVKPGGNIRFDCEALGEPKPKILWMLPTNDVIAASNERYLMHVNGSLDIRDVKLIDAGEYVCMARNPAGEDRKVYKLDIEGNPPVINGYRQNRTVIKDVAAKYSRKLIDCRAEGDPTPSITWIMPDNIFLTAPYFGSRISVHHNGTLDIRNVRPTDTAEFICMARNDGGEAVMVVQLEVSSVLRRPIFKNPFNERIVSGIGKTTVLNCSADGYPLPEITWTLPNGTRITGGHHLVNNGTLVIYNTGKENAGKYRCGAKNLMGYIEKLIILDVGQKPYILTRPRGIIRGVSGEPLFLHCLSDGSPRPRIYWTIPGGHTLTRPQVLGRYQLLENGTLVVQDTTLHDRGNYVCRARSDAGEAVLTIPVIIIAYPPRITTGPPPTVRALTGTPIQLNCAATGIPKPEITWELPDRTVLSAAQQGRPMGSELLHPQGTLIIQRPKASDSGTYKCLAKNHLGTDSKITYVHIL; encoded by the exons GTACAACAGTATAACTGTCTTGAGAGAAAGCGATCTTTCAGGACTTGAAAACTTGGAGTTGTTGATGCTGCATAGCAACACTATCCACAGTATTGAGGACAGAACCTTCCAAGACCTCAAGCCCTTACAG GTCCTGAAGATGTCCTTTAATAGAGTAAAGGAAATCAAGAAAGAGACGTTCAAAGGCCTGGAGAGTCTCCTGAGACTCCACATGGATCACAACCACATTGAGTTCATCAGTCCAGAGGCTTTCTATGGCCTCACCAAGCTACAGTTGGTCCATCTGGAGGGTAAccacctccagcagctccacCCAGACACATTCATCACACTGAGACACAGCCAGGTGTTCAAGGTGTCCTCAGTGAGGAACATCCACCTGTCAGACAATCTCCTCACCACTCTGCCCGCAGATATTTTCTCGGGTTGCAGCCAGTTAGAGAACCTCTTCCTTCATGGCAACCCATGGACTTGTGATTGCCGTATGAAGTGGTTTGCAGCGTGGGCACAGAGGAACACAG GTGTGCTGAAATGCAAGCGAGACAGGAGATATCCGAGAGGCCAGCTGTGTCCTGTTTGTGAAGATCCTGCCTCTTACCACAACAGACCTCTATCCCTTCTCTCCAGTGACGCCTTCACTTGTGCCAAACCCTGGATCGAACCCCATCTAAAGTTGAAGAACATCACTGTGGATGAGGGAGACTTTACTCCAGTATCCCCCAAGGACTTCATTGCCCCATTAGGGTCCATGCAATTGAACCTGACTGACCAGTATCACAACGATGCCAGTCTATCCTGCACTGTCCAGAGGCCCTCTGCTTTCGAGAACTTGACACAATCCTTGGAAGTGGAGGAGGCAAACAATGTCACTGTGATTACCACAGTCATAACAACATATTTGGTGTGTAACATTGACTATGAACACATACAGCAGCTGTGGCAGATCCTGGCCACCTACAGTGACTCTCCCATGACACTGGAGAGAGGCTTTATGCTGGCAAGAATCCCAGAAATGATATTCAGATATAGTCAGATGAAAacaaaggagggagaggaaggaatTCACACAAACATTGTGGCTGACATTAAAGCCTCCCCTGCATGGTTGATGCAGGGAGAGATAAGCTTTCAGCTTGACCGCACTACTACCACTTTCTCTACTCTGCACATTAAGTACCAGTCTGCAGTCAACCTACGTGTGGAAAACACAGTACCCAAAAGGGACCGCTACTCCTGGACCATGATCAAGCGAGATAACCAAACCAAGACTGAGCACGCTGTAGTCACAG GTGGTGTGGTGCAATTAAACTGTCAAATCCAGGGTGAACCAAAGCCTTTGTTGGAGTGGATTTTACCAGATGGAAGTAAGGTCAGAGCTCCATACTCCAGTGAGGACAGGAGGATCATAATCACTGCTGAAGGGAAGCTTACTGTACGAGGTGCAGATGCCTCGGACACTGGCCTCTACCGGTGCATCACCACAAACTACCTGGATGCAGACATCCTCATCTTTCGAGTAACAGTTCTGTCTCCTGACGTGGAAGAAGCTGAGGTCAACGGTGTCCAACTCTCAAGGCCACTGGGTGGAAATCTGGTTTTGGACTGTAGCTCTTCAGGAAGTCCTGAGGCCTCGGCACAGTGGGCACTCCCTGACCATTCAGTTCTGGATAAGTCTCAGGGAAACAGGAAGGTGTATGAGAATGGAACCTTGCTGATTCAGGGTCTCACAGAAAGGGACAGAGGATTTTATAGATGTTTGGTTTCTAATCACATGGGAGTTGATCTTCTTGTTTCTCAGGTAACagtgactggagaaatgtctgAAAAGATGACTGTTTTGGACAATGAGGGATCAGGGGTAAAAATGGAGGACAAGGTTGACCCTAGTTTGACTGAAAACACAGTCACACTCAACGAGATCCCCTCTTCCAGCCCCTTTGACAAAACTAGTCAGGAATCCAGGACCATCACATCAGATCGACCTTACCCCAGACTCAGGTCAAGGGGCAGGGGAGGTGCTGGAGGTAGGCTGGGACAGAGAAGGAGGGGGCCAGTAAGCAACAGACGCATCTGGGGTAGTAGGGTGTTTGATAAAGCTTCCAGGAAAGTGGATCCACAGAAATTTGCTGAATATTTGAAAAAGGCTCAAGATGGATCAAGAATAAAGACTGGCACAAATGAGGGGGAAAAATATGAAGACTCAAACACTGGTCTTTCTGGTGATGGTGAAATTGGCTCTGGTGATGACCATGGTGAAGATCATCTCATCATTGTGCCAAGTACAGTCAAACCAACTACAGATGATCTACAGAAACACAGAATATTTGGACAAGAGAACAAGGAGCCTGAAGCTgtaacagacacacaggcaggtCAGAGTAGTTTGATTGATTTTAGTCAGGTGacagaaaatacaaacacaccaacaaacGAGTTGTATATGCAGTCAGATTCTACACCAATTAGGTCGACATTTATACACCATCCAACAGAATGGGATGAGAGTCAAAGTGATGCAGTTACACCTTATAATAAAATTTCATACAATGCAGACCTTTCTAGTTTTGATGAGACCAGTGATTCTTATACCCTGGAAAGAACTACCAAGCCAGATTCAAACAGGCGCCCAGTCACTCTCCAACTTACTGTGACAGACATGTCACAAGAAACTCAGCTCCAGTTCTCAGGAGAACAACCTGCAGAGCCAGAGACATCCACTGGAGCGGCGCTATCATTTACCACAGACCCTCATGTCACTCCCATGAGGGATGGCCCAGGCCCAGTGGAGCTAGTCGTTCACACATCCACAGATCCAGAAAGCCAGACAACATTCACAGCAGTCACAACCACAGAGAGGCAGCAAGATGAGATAACCTTCCACACTACCCAGACAATCAAATCCCCCCGCCTACCAGCAGGATCCACCATTATCTCCCAGCAGCAAATACATATCATCCCACGCAAGAACGGCAGAGGAGGGGGGCGCAGGAGGACCTTCCAAGGCCGCAGGAGGATTGTTAAACCCAACAGGATCACTGACATACAGTCCTTCATCAATAAACTTAAACAGCCCTCTTTGAAGAAGGAAGGGAATGCCACTGTGCCTTACAGAATTGAGTTGACCACAG ACTGTGACTGTGATGAAGACAAAAAGAAGGCAGCAACTAGTCATCTGCAGGTGGTCAAACCAACAGCTCCCTCCAGCTCATCTTTGCACATAACAGAGAGACCTGCCTCTTATCAAAAAACTGCAGCTTCTAGTTCAAAAGCCCCCTCCACCCATACCGAGTCGAGGTCAGAGGCTTTCAATGACTACATAACCTCTGCTGATGCTCCTGAGTTTGACCCTACAATAGATCCATTTTTGatagacaaaaaaacatcagcctCCACCACAACCACTACAACAACAGCCTCTAAGGTCATCCGTGGAAAAATTCCATGGAACAGGCTGtttggaggcagagagagagaagatatACTGAGCAGGCTAAGGAAGCCACCCAAAAAAACCTCAACTACAGCTGAAACTACATCAGCAACCCCAACCACAACCCCTGCTGCAATGCCCACCACCACCGCAAACTCACTTTCTGAACCTGAGACTCTGTCCccatccagacacacacagagcaaagagGGCTCATTAGATGATGACTATGGAGAATCTTCCTCTGTAGATTTTGAGTCCACAACACTGGGACCCAGCTTTCACTATCAGAGTACTACCAGCCCATCCTATTACTCCAAGGCTGCAACCACTGTGGAAACACCACCAGAATCACAGACTCTACCCTCCCCACCTACTGTCAGACCACCTTCATATGAAAAACCTGATGACACCTTATCATCTGGGTCTGGGGGGCTACCTGATAATTGGTTTGTGGTCAGACAGAGACCTGGTGGGACTAGAGGACGGCAAGGGCGAAGAAGAAGGCCATTAAGGGGTAGGAGACCTTTCAAGAAACCTGCAATCACCAAATTGCACCCTACTACCACAGCTGAGGCTTTAACTACAACTATGGAAGCTACAGTGGAGACTACTACACTACCACAATGGACTGTTTCACTCTACAAGCCCCTTTACATACCATCTAGGAAAGAGGACAGAACTCCAGTAGTTGTTTCCACTGACCATACGTCAAAGGAAGAGACTGACTTATATGAGGAATCTGACTGGAGCACATCTAGCAATTCACCAGCCTATACTACAACCAAAACTCCATTAATCCCTTCCACCACACTGGCCCCCACCACTACATTCATGCCAATTACCACAAAAGTGCCCTACACAACAACTCGGACCAAAGTCCACAGCAATATCAGACCACCAACACAGCGGAACAGTGGTTACACCACTCGCAGGCCGCCAATGAGGAGAATCAGACCTACTGTGCAGAGTAGTGTTGCCAGAGACATTGCAAACAAAGGCCTTGACATACTGGTCATACTTATAGGTGAGCAGGGAAACATTAACGGCCCTGCCCCATACAACAACATAGGCTCACACAATGCCATCACTAGTGTTTATGATCATGTCACTGGCAATGAAGCTGGCTTTGAACCCACTACAGAGGCCATGACAAGCAAACCTAAGATAGTTGGGGGCAATGCagccagcttcactgtgttaTCCAACTCAGACGCGTTCCTGCCATGTGAGGCTGTTGGAGACCCTCAGCCAAGAATAACCTGGAAGCGCCTCTCCCCAACCACAG GAAGCAGTGTTACAGTTAATGGGAGGATGGGCAAGTTCGAAGTGTTGAGCAACGGCACGCTGTTGATCCAGAATGCTAACATTAAGGACCGTGGCCAGTACGTCTGTCTAGCTGAGAATGATCATGGATCAGACAAACTCCTCGTCACCCTCTCTGTGGTGGCCTACCCCTCACGCATCCTGGAGCCTAAATTGCGTGAGATAAAGTCTCATGCAGGAAATACTgtagaaatgaaatgtaaagCAGAGGGTCGGCCCACACCCATGATCTCCTGGATCCTGGCCAACCGAACCCAGGTCAGGGGTCACAACACGGAGAGGGAAAGGGTATCTGTATCTGCTGACGGGACTTTGGTCATTGAGCAGGTGTCTGTTTATGACAGGGGTCATTACAAATGCATCGCCAGTAATCCAGCTGGAGCTGATACTGCAACAGTCCGACTGCAGGTGGTGGCAGCTCCCCCAGATATCATAGAGGACAAACGGCAGCAGGTGAAAGTAGGTGTTAGCCAAAACTTGTGGCTACCCTGCACTGGCCAAGGCAGCCCTCAACCTACTATTCACTGGGTCCTCcgtgatggatggatggtgcgAGCCGACAGACCTGCCCGTGACACAAGGAtatcagtgtatgggaatggaaCCCTACACATTAAGGATGTGACTAAAGCTGACAGTGGTAAATATGAATGTATAGCTACCAGCTCCACTGGCTCAGAGAGAAGGGTGGTGACTCTGACAGTAGAGAAGCAAGAGTCTGCACCTCAAATAGTGGAGAAATCCCAGCGCATGACGCAGTTGTTCTTCGAGGATCAGCTAAGACTCAACTGTTCAGCTATAGGAGACCCCAAACCCAGGATCATCTGGAGGCTGCCCTCCAAAGCTGTGGTGGACCAGTGGCACAG GATGGGCAGCAGAATTCAGGTCTTGGATAACGGTACTCTTATTGTCAGCTCTGTGAGTGATAAAGATGCTGGAGACTATCTCTGTGTGGCACGAAACAGAATTGGTGATGATCTACAGCTCATGAAG GTTGGTATGTCAGAGGAAGGGGACTACACCTGCTATGCTGAGAACCAGGTGGGCAAGGATGAGATGCATTTACATATCACCGTAGTGACCGCTGCCCCTAGGATACGTCCAACTAGCCAGACATATGCCAGGGTGAAGCCTGGAGGCAACATCCGCTTTGACTGTGAAGCACTTGGGGAGCCCAAACCCAAAATCCTGTGGATGCTGCCCACCAATGATGTCATTGCAGCATCTAATGAACGCTACCTAATGCATGTCAATGGCTCCCTGGATATCAGGGATGTGAAGCTTATCGATGCTGGAGAGTATGTTTGTATGGCTCGAAATCCTGCTGGGGAAGATAGAAAAGTCTACAAGCTTGATATAGAAGGGAATCCACCAGTGATCAATGGCTACCGGCAGAACAGGACTGTAATCAAGGATGTGGCAGCTAAATACTCTAGGAAATTAATAGACTGTAGGGCTGAGGGCGATCCCACACCAAGTATCACTTGGATTATGCCCGATAACATCTTTCTAACAGCACCATACTTTGGTAGCAGGATTAGTGTCCACCATAATGGGACATTAGACATTCGTAATGTGCGGCCGACTGATACAGCTGAGTTTATCTGCATGGCGAGGAATGATGGAGGAGAGGCCGTAATGGTGGTGCAGCTGGAGGTGAGCAGTGTCCTCCGAAGACCAATCTTCAAGAACCCTTTTAACGAACGAATTGTGTCTGGAATTGGAAAAACCACAGTTCTGAACTGTTCTGCTGATGGATACCCATTGCCAGAAATCACTTGGACTTTGCCGAATGGAACACGGATTACGGGTGGTCACCACCTAGTTAACAATGGGACTTTAGTCATCTACAACACTGGCAAAGAAAATGCTGGAAAGTACCGCTGTGGTGCCAAGAATTTAATGGGTTACATAGAGAAGCTTATAATTTTGGATGTTGGACAGAAGCCTTACATCCTGACAAGGCCTAGGGGCATTATACGTGGTGTGTCTGGAGAGCCTCTCTTCCTTCATTGTCTATCTGATGGGAGTCCCCGACCCAGAATCTACTGGACCATTCCTGGTGGCCACACTCTTACTCGCCCTCAAGTCCTTGGACGCTACCAGTTACTAGAGAATGGTACTTTGGTTGTTCAGGATACTACTCTCCACGACCGGGGGAACTACGTCTGCAGGGCTCGGAGCGATGCTGGGGAGGCTGTgcttaccatccctgttattaTCATTGCCTACCCTCCACGGATCACAACAGGGCCACCTCCTACTGTGAGGGCACTGACCGGAACACCTATCCAGCTCAACTGTGCCGCCACTGGGATCCCCAAGCCAGAGATCACCTGGGAGTTGCCCGATCGTACAGTTCTGTCAGCAGCACAACAGGGTCGGCCTATGGGTAGCGAATTGCTCCATCCTCAGGGCACACTTATCATTCAAAGGCCCAAAGCCTCAGACTCTGGCACATACAAGTGCCTGGCCAAGAATCACCTGGGTACAGACTCAAAGATcacatatgtacatatattgTGA